The following coding sequences are from one Marinilabiliales bacterium window:
- a CDS encoding phosphatidate cytidylyltransferase, translating to MIIRIYIIILIYFILGGLGFYFINRRRDKEEARYNRVKYITYFFIINTIFFSIVVRPVLFNYLGIVILAAGFGELTRLFIRSGFRNRGFFTVFLVIYLIFCTGFYRFSLMEQGLVLFTFLVISIFDAFSQISGQLFGRTKIMPSVSPRKTVEGLAGGAVIAVASSLLLSPLLNQGLSGPGPVLLSAGIVFFAFLGDLTVSLFKRRYKVKDFSNLLPGHGGFLDRFDSFIAGGAFVAATVLVMGY from the coding sequence ATGATAATCAGGATCTATATAATAATTCTAATCTATTTTATCCTGGGCGGACTGGGTTTTTACTTCATTAACCGACGCAGGGACAAAGAAGAGGCCAGGTATAACCGGGTTAAATACATCACTTATTTTTTTATCATTAATACCATATTCTTTTCAATAGTGGTCAGACCGGTGCTGTTCAATTACCTCGGTATCGTGATACTTGCGGCCGGATTTGGGGAGCTTACCCGGCTGTTTATCAGGTCAGGGTTCAGGAACAGAGGATTCTTTACCGTGTTTCTGGTTATATACCTGATCTTCTGTACGGGTTTCTACAGGTTTTCACTGATGGAGCAGGGACTTGTACTTTTCACCTTCCTGGTAATTTCTATATTTGATGCCTTCAGCCAGATAAGCGGTCAGCTTTTTGGCCGCACAAAGATAATGCCTTCGGTAAGTCCCAGAAAAACAGTGGAGGGTCTTGCCGGGGGGGCGGTAATTGCCGTAGCAAGCTCACTCCTTTTAAGTCCGCTCCTGAACCAGGGATTATCAGGTCCGGGTCCGGTTCTTCTGTCGGCCGGAATTGTATTTTTTGCTTTCCTGGGTGATTTAACAGTATCTTTGTTTAAAAGGCGGTACAAAGTTAAGGATTTCAGTAACCTGCTGCCCGGCCACGGCGGGTTTCTTGACCGGTTCGACAGCTTTATTGCAGGAGGTGCCTTTGTGGCGGCAACAGTTTTGGTAATGGGGTATTGA
- a CDS encoding phosphatidate cytidylyltransferase: MVNQLVLAILFLAAFILLLVFNELVYRRLGLKGEITRKFAHFTATLSTITFPYLFEDHWYVLGLAIFFFILLYASRNSSILKSIHDIKRISAGSYLLPVSIYLTFLVSCLMGDRFLFILPMLVLAVCDPAAGIMGINLEHYNRKIHLFGRELQKTWLGSLTFLVSCFIISIMALYFRYMEFDLKIFWLALAIAFTGTLAELLSWKGTDNLFIPMAVLLVLALAL, encoded by the coding sequence ATGGTAAATCAGCTTGTTCTGGCGATATTGTTTCTTGCAGCCTTCATTCTTTTGCTGGTATTCAATGAGTTGGTTTACAGGAGACTGGGACTTAAAGGTGAAATTACCCGGAAATTTGCCCATTTTACCGCAACCCTGTCCACTATAACATTCCCTTATTTGTTTGAGGATCATTGGTATGTACTGGGACTTGCAATCTTTTTTTTCATATTGCTGTATGCCAGCCGTAATTCCAGCATTCTGAAGTCAATTCATGATATAAAGAGGATATCTGCCGGCAGCTACCTTCTGCCGGTGTCCATTTACCTTACATTTCTGGTATCATGCCTGATGGGGGACCGTTTCCTGTTCATCCTGCCGATGCTTGTTCTCGCTGTTTGCGACCCTGCTGCTGGTATTATGGGTATAAACCTTGAGCATTACAACCGGAAGATACACCTGTTCGGCCGTGAGTTGCAGAAAACCTGGCTCGGATCCCTTACTTTCCTGGTATCCTGCTTTATAATCAGCATTATGGCTTTATATTTCAGGTATATGGAGTTTGACCTGAAGATCTTCTGGCTGGCTCTTGCAATAGCATTTACCGGCACCCTGGCGGAGCTTCTGAGCTGGAAAGGTACCGACAACCTGTTCATACCCATGGCCGTATTGCTTGTACTTGCCCTGGCTCTTTGA
- a CDS encoding OsmC family peroxiredoxin, with the protein MSKHYAKATWKNKLVEGNGVFELKSGYRGNYSFKSRFEDDKSISSPEELIGAAHASCFSMALAHALDQSGFTPVEINTDAEVTLSKSGDGFAVTGILLKTKGRVKGIDNDRFLEIASDAKDNCPVSKALEAVSISLEAELIQA; encoded by the coding sequence ATGAGCAAACATTATGCAAAGGCAACCTGGAAAAACAAACTTGTTGAAGGTAACGGTGTATTTGAGTTGAAAAGCGGTTACCGCGGCAATTACAGTTTCAAATCAAGGTTCGAGGATGACAAATCGATATCCAGTCCGGAAGAGCTGATAGGAGCCGCCCATGCAAGCTGCTTCTCGATGGCCCTGGCCCATGCCCTGGACCAGTCCGGTTTCACTCCCGTGGAGATAAACACTGATGCGGAGGTAACCCTGTCAAAGTCGGGTGACGGCTTTGCGGTAACCGGGATACTGCTGAAGACAAAAGGCCGCGTCAAGGGTATCGACAATGACAGGTTTCTCGAAATTGCCAGTGATGCCAAGGACAACTGCCCGGTATCAAAGGCCCTTGAGGCTGTGAGCATCAGTCTTGAGGCAGAATTGATCCAGGCATGA
- a CDS encoding DUF1538 domain-containing protein — protein sequence MIERKKIPLLDAVILLYGYARTRIVEQVKAVAFIIFYLVVFQTLILGVPIANALGIAGGIAMVVFGLAFFLEGLVLGLMPLGERVGVKLPTKTTIYVIALFGLLLGFGSTLAEPAISALRTAGAGVRAWESPLLYMLLERNTEQLVLSIGAGVGIAVCLGMFRFYYNLSIKPFIYIIMPLVLTFSIIVSFNDNIRSIIGLAWDSGAVTTGAVTVPLVLALGIGVSRASSKGKGSSGEFGIILLASLFPILAVLTLGSVLSFKAPEITSEERFFSPAQREQALYLFDSEAELSSHAFTHGTETGRRAFYPSEKEYLDAMTAFTEDPDFRFSLIGEVSLADWIIDRASEFERTFIAGADLSGQRGSQESLGPVLKEETMGGARAVIPLSIMLILVLVLLRERIRYKDEVALGLVFTLIGMTLLTSGIRLGLGTLGGEVGGQLPRAFATEEKFVDRVMIDDFDPGIVYSVITTDGTKRSFFDMLDNGQITPVEFHENRFDLSSGTYEHIITRTPLFDSRLTVFGIILVLLFAFGLGFGATLAEPALNALGMTVENLTVGTIKQSKIVRVVSIGVGTGILLGLARILFDIPLLYLLVPPYLLLLPLTYLSEEDFTAIAWDSGGVTTGPVTVPLVLAMGLSVGAELNVVDGFGILAMASVFPIITVLTYGLIMKTKQQKSLDQHDEDDDDDEVDISENLIAEKV from the coding sequence ATGATTGAACGAAAAAAGATCCCCCTCCTTGACGCGGTCATACTGCTATACGGTTATGCGCGTACAAGAATAGTCGAGCAGGTAAAAGCTGTCGCTTTCATCATTTTTTACCTCGTCGTTTTTCAGACACTTATACTGGGTGTGCCGATAGCCAATGCCCTGGGCATTGCCGGCGGTATAGCGATGGTGGTATTCGGCCTGGCGTTTTTCCTCGAGGGTCTCGTGCTGGGGCTGATGCCCCTTGGAGAGCGTGTGGGGGTAAAACTCCCTACCAAAACAACTATCTATGTCATAGCCCTGTTCGGACTGCTGCTCGGTTTCGGCTCCACCCTGGCCGAACCTGCTATCAGCGCACTGCGAACCGCAGGTGCAGGAGTGCGGGCATGGGAATCGCCGCTGCTGTACATGCTCCTTGAGCGCAACACAGAGCAGCTCGTACTGTCAATTGGAGCAGGTGTGGGAATTGCCGTTTGCCTGGGTATGTTCAGGTTTTACTACAACCTTTCGATCAAGCCATTTATATATATAATAATGCCATTGGTACTCACCTTTTCTATAATTGTCTCATTCAACGACAACATCAGGTCCATCATCGGTCTTGCATGGGACTCAGGAGCAGTCACAACAGGCGCGGTTACCGTACCGCTTGTTCTTGCACTGGGAATAGGTGTCTCCCGGGCCTCATCAAAAGGTAAAGGGTCCAGCGGCGAGTTCGGCATCATCCTGCTGGCCTCACTCTTCCCGATACTTGCGGTCCTCACTCTTGGCAGCGTACTGAGCTTCAAAGCCCCGGAGATAACCTCCGAAGAGAGGTTTTTCTCGCCCGCCCAGAGGGAGCAGGCGCTCTACCTTTTTGATTCGGAAGCCGAGCTGTCCTCGCATGCATTTACACACGGTACCGAAACGGGTCGCCGGGCATTTTACCCTTCAGAAAAGGAGTACCTTGACGCAATGACAGCTTTTACAGAAGATCCCGATTTCCGTTTTTCCCTTATCGGGGAAGTCTCTTTGGCGGACTGGATCATTGACCGTGCCTCGGAGTTTGAACGCACCTTTATTGCCGGTGCCGACCTGTCGGGTCAGCGCGGCTCCCAGGAATCTCTCGGACCTGTGCTTAAGGAGGAGACGATGGGCGGGGCACGTGCTGTTATACCGCTTTCAATAATGCTTATCCTGGTGCTCGTTTTGCTCCGCGAAAGGATCAGGTACAAGGATGAGGTGGCACTCGGACTTGTTTTCACGCTTATCGGAATGACCCTGCTCACATCGGGAATACGACTGGGACTGGGAACGCTGGGCGGCGAAGTCGGGGGACAGCTCCCGAGGGCCTTTGCAACCGAGGAGAAGTTTGTAGACCGGGTCATGATCGACGATTTCGACCCAGGTATAGTCTATTCGGTCATTACTACCGACGGCACCAAAAGGTCTTTTTTCGATATGCTCGACAACGGGCAGATCACCCCGGTAGAGTTCCACGAAAACCGGTTCGATCTGTCATCAGGCACCTATGAACACATTATAACCCGTACCCCCCTGTTCGACAGCCGGCTTACTGTCTTCGGGATCATACTTGTATTGCTGTTTGCATTCGGACTTGGTTTCGGGGCAACCTTGGCCGAGCCGGCCCTCAACGCGCTGGGCATGACCGTCGAAAACCTTACGGTCGGCACCATCAAGCAGTCCAAAATAGTGAGAGTGGTGTCGATCGGGGTGGGGACAGGTATTTTACTGGGACTTGCACGGATATTGTTCGACATCCCGCTGCTGTACCTCCTGGTGCCGCCCTACCTGTTGCTCCTGCCCCTCACCTATCTGAGCGAAGAGGATTTCACGGCAATAGCATGGGACAGTGGTGGCGTAACAACCGGACCCGTTACCGTACCCCTGGTACTTGCAATGGGTCTCAGCGTGGGAGCCGAACTGAACGTGGTCGACGGATTTGGCATCCTGGCCATGGCCTCGGTGTTTCCCATCATAACAGTGCTCACATACGGACTGATAATGAAGACCAAACAGCAAAAGTCCCTCGACCAGCACGATGAAGATGATGACGACGACGAAGTGGACATAAGCGAAAACCTGATCGCTGAAAAGGTATAG
- a CDS encoding dicarboxylate/amino acid:cation symporter, translating into MWKKWNNLPLWGKIVAGMGAGLVWGMMAVIFDWSQFNEHWIKPFGTIFLNMLRLIAVPLIFVSLVKGMASLTDIGKLSRIGLKTLGFFMASTVVAITVGLLIVNVMKPGHAFPDSRRAEMQEQYAASVGATEAVAEQVRTGGPLDFLVEIVPENIVNAASDNRNILQIIFFAILFGLAVALIPHEKVKAVKDVFDGLNDIVLKIVDLVMKIAPLGVFALLGTLVVEFTGDDIAESLDLFASLGLYIVATVTGYLVIIFIVYPLVIRLTTPVRYKDFYKAISPAQMIAFSTSSSAASLPISMEVVERDLGVSKTISSFVLPIGTTINMDGTSLYQAVGAVFIAQAFGFDLTMAQQLTIVLTATLASIGTPGVPGGGVVMLVIILTSVGLPAEGLAMVLALDRPLDMLRTVVNVTGNCAASTIIAKSENELSYPPVRESDA; encoded by the coding sequence ATGTGGAAAAAATGGAACAACCTCCCATTGTGGGGTAAGATCGTTGCAGGCATGGGGGCCGGACTTGTCTGGGGTATGATGGCTGTTATTTTTGACTGGTCGCAGTTCAATGAGCACTGGATAAAGCCGTTTGGTACGATATTCCTCAACATGCTCAGGCTGATTGCGGTTCCGCTCATTTTCGTATCTCTGGTAAAAGGGATGGCAAGCCTGACCGATATAGGCAAGCTTTCGCGAATCGGGCTGAAGACTCTTGGCTTCTTTATGGCGTCAACGGTGGTGGCAATTACAGTGGGACTTCTGATAGTAAACGTAATGAAACCCGGACATGCCTTTCCCGATTCCCGGCGGGCCGAGATGCAGGAGCAGTATGCTGCATCGGTCGGTGCGACCGAGGCGGTTGCCGAACAGGTAAGGACAGGGGGACCCCTGGACTTCCTGGTCGAGATAGTGCCCGAAAATATTGTGAATGCAGCAAGCGATAACCGGAACATTCTGCAGATCATATTCTTTGCAATACTGTTCGGGCTGGCCGTGGCCCTGATCCCCCATGAGAAGGTAAAGGCGGTTAAGGATGTTTTCGACGGACTGAATGATATTGTACTTAAGATAGTTGACCTGGTGATGAAAATTGCCCCCCTGGGGGTTTTTGCCCTTCTGGGCACCCTTGTAGTCGAGTTCACCGGCGATGACATAGCCGAGTCACTCGATCTGTTCGCCTCGCTGGGTCTCTATATAGTGGCTACCGTAACCGGGTACCTTGTTATAATATTCATTGTTTATCCTCTGGTCATAAGGCTTACAACCCCTGTGCGCTACAAGGATTTCTACAAGGCCATCAGTCCCGCCCAGATGATCGCCTTTTCAACCAGCTCGAGTGCAGCTTCGCTGCCAATATCCATGGAGGTTGTAGAACGGGACCTTGGTGTTTCAAAGACAATATCGAGTTTTGTATTGCCTATAGGGACAACCATAAACATGGACGGAACCAGCCTTTACCAGGCTGTGGGTGCGGTATTTATTGCCCAGGCATTCGGCTTTGACCTTACCATGGCACAACAGCTTACCATAGTTCTTACTGCAACCCTGGCTTCGATAGGCACCCCGGGTGTACCGGGAGGCGGGGTGGTGATGCTGGTCATTATTCTTACTTCGGTCGGGCTTCCTGCCGAGGGTCTTGCAATGGTGCTCGCCCTTGACAGGCCTCTTGACATGCTGCGCACGGTGGTAAATGTGACGGGCAACTGTGCCGCATCAACTATAATTGCCAAAAGCGAGAATGAACTGAGCTACCCGCCGGTGAGGGAGTCTGATGCCTGA
- the cls gene encoding cardiolipin synthase: protein MSYLSSLSDSWSTFFFVLNVIYLTTAILVAISVILDNRNPTKTISWVVVLFVLPVLGLIFYFMVGKNYRKEKIFSRKGLKDFERIRNLSDNQIIELQEQDYIENEKVREKLPIINLLLRNSKALLTTRNRVEILNNGDQTFASIISELKKAKDHIHLEYYIIDDDGIGNEIRELLIAKSVEGVKVRIIYDDVGCWKLGKKFLGSLKNAGVELYPFMPVRFPFLANRINYRNHRKIIVIDGNIGFVGGINIADRYIVGSEDIPFWRDTHMKIEGEAVNSLQVVFLIDWYFVSGKIVSNRSYFPKSRIRNRQLVQITASGPDSDWASIMQAYFSAISTARHYIYITVPYFIPNESILTALKTAALSGIDVRIIIPGRSDSVLAYNGTMSYVEELLEAGIRVFAYQKGFVHSKLIMVDDVFASVGTANMDIRSFDDNFEINALVYDEGLCNELKESFLSDIGNCTEIELGIHARRGFRKRFVESFARIFSPLL from the coding sequence ATGAGTTACCTCTCTTCATTATCGGATTCATGGAGCACGTTCTTTTTCGTTCTGAACGTGATCTACCTTACTACAGCCATTCTTGTGGCCATTTCGGTAATACTGGATAACCGAAATCCTACCAAGACAATTTCATGGGTGGTGGTTCTCTTTGTCTTGCCGGTACTCGGACTAATCTTCTATTTTATGGTGGGCAAGAACTACCGGAAAGAGAAGATTTTTTCAAGGAAGGGATTGAAGGATTTCGAGAGGATACGTAACCTGAGCGACAATCAGATCATCGAGCTGCAGGAACAGGATTATATCGAAAATGAAAAGGTGCGGGAAAAGCTGCCGATCATCAACCTTCTGCTTCGTAACAGCAAGGCTCTGCTTACCACCCGAAACCGTGTGGAGATTTTGAACAACGGCGATCAGACTTTCGCCTCGATCATATCTGAGCTTAAGAAGGCAAAGGACCATATCCACCTGGAATATTACATAATTGACGATGACGGAATAGGTAATGAGATAAGGGAGCTGCTGATTGCCAAGTCGGTCGAAGGTGTAAAAGTACGTATCATATATGATGATGTGGGGTGCTGGAAACTGGGGAAGAAATTCCTTGGGAGCCTGAAAAATGCCGGAGTTGAACTTTACCCCTTTATGCCCGTGCGTTTTCCGTTCCTTGCAAACCGGATCAACTACCGCAACCACAGGAAGATCATAGTTATTGACGGGAATATTGGGTTTGTAGGGGGGATAAATATAGCAGACAGGTACATAGTGGGCAGTGAAGATATCCCATTCTGGAGGGATACCCACATGAAGATAGAGGGAGAGGCTGTGAACTCCCTGCAGGTGGTATTCCTGATCGACTGGTATTTTGTTTCGGGAAAAATAGTGAGCAACCGTTCCTATTTCCCCAAATCCCGGATCAGAAACAGGCAGCTTGTGCAGATAACAGCGAGCGGACCGGACTCGGACTGGGCAAGCATAATGCAGGCGTACTTCAGCGCCATAAGCACTGCCAGGCATTATATCTATATAACCGTACCCTATTTCATTCCCAATGAGAGCATACTGACAGCACTCAAGACTGCTGCACTCAGTGGTATTGATGTCAGGATAATTATTCCGGGCAGATCAGATTCCGTTCTGGCCTATAACGGTACGATGTCATACGTGGAGGAGCTGCTGGAGGCGGGGATCAGGGTTTTTGCCTACCAGAAAGGATTTGTGCACAGCAAGCTGATAATGGTTGACGATGTGTTTGCATCGGTAGGAACTGCAAATATGGATATCAGGAGTTTTGACGATAATTTTGAAATAAACGCACTGGTATATGATGAGGGACTCTGCAATGAGCTGAAGGAGTCTTTTCTGAGTGATATCGGTAACTGCACTGAGATTGAGCTGGGAATTCATGCCAGACGGGGGTTCCGGAAGAGGTTCGTCGAGTCTTTTGCCCGGATCTTCAGTCCCCTGCTTTGA
- a CDS encoding bifunctional (p)ppGpp synthetase/guanosine-3',5'-bis(diphosphate) 3'-pyrophosphohydrolase, with translation MIDKIDKDVLPEEVKTGILNRYRGLLRACRKCVTRADTVKIRKAFNSALVAHLQKKRDSGDPYIYHPIAVARIAVEEIGLGSTSVISALLHETVREGVNSLQDIEKDFGKPVRNIVEGLTKLSEISGMKTSLQAENFRKLLLTMSTDVRVILLKLADRLENMRNLEYSSAERQLKTASETFYLYAPLAHRLGLYNIKSEMEDLSMKYTNPDIYLDIDRKLRNTTTARNRFIREFTEPIKQELASQGFSFEIKGRTKSVYSIWNKMKRQQAEFSEVYDIFAIRIIIDTELKKEKADCWRVYSVVTDFYQPNTNRMRDWISVPKSNGYESLHTTVVGPGGKFVEVQIRTRRMDEIAEKGLAAHWKYKGEGIDRGLGEWLTHIREVLENPEPSALEFVDNFKLNLYSEEVFVFTPNGDLKRFPAGATVLDFAFEIHSDVGSTCVGAKVNGKNVPIKQVLQNGDQISILTSKNQRPKIDWLNWVVTAKARTKIKNSIKEERQVESDAGKELLSRRLKNWKIGFPDRIKTRVLKHYKVKTSFDFFYLIGSGRIDPADVKELIIRLEQKEREQAAGHPDESAEQELPADGVQVERQADILIIDESLNNVDYKLARCCNPVFGDQVFGFVSVSDGIKIHRISCPNAPSMLSRYDYRVVKARWTSSPDTSSFQVMIRLSGIDEVGIVNRISDVVSKDLKMTLRSISIDSNDGMFDGVIRVIVKNKYQLDLLLHKLSGIKAVNRASRLDR, from the coding sequence ATGATAGATAAGATAGACAAAGATGTCCTTCCTGAAGAGGTGAAGACCGGTATACTCAACAGGTACAGGGGACTGCTGAGAGCTTGCAGGAAATGTGTGACCCGGGCAGATACTGTAAAGATCAGGAAGGCTTTCAATTCCGCACTTGTTGCACATCTTCAGAAAAAGCGGGACTCGGGCGATCCGTATATTTACCATCCAATTGCAGTAGCCCGTATCGCCGTTGAGGAGATAGGGCTTGGATCTACTTCGGTCATATCTGCACTTCTGCATGAAACGGTAAGAGAAGGAGTTAACAGTCTCCAGGATATTGAAAAGGACTTTGGCAAACCCGTGAGGAACATTGTTGAGGGCCTTACCAAATTGTCGGAAATATCAGGGATGAAAACCTCCCTGCAGGCTGAAAATTTCAGGAAGCTGCTGCTTACGATGTCGACCGATGTGAGGGTTATCCTGCTTAAACTGGCTGACAGGCTCGAGAATATGCGGAACCTGGAGTACTCATCAGCCGAAAGGCAACTTAAAACGGCGTCGGAAACATTCTATCTCTATGCTCCGCTTGCACACCGCCTGGGCCTATACAATATCAAGTCGGAGATGGAGGACCTGTCGATGAAATACACCAATCCTGATATATACCTTGATATAGACAGGAAGCTGAGGAATACAACAACCGCAAGGAACAGGTTTATAAGAGAGTTTACAGAACCTATAAAGCAGGAACTTGCAAGTCAGGGGTTCAGTTTCGAGATAAAGGGGCGGACCAAGTCTGTCTATTCCATCTGGAACAAGATGAAGAGGCAGCAGGCTGAGTTCAGCGAGGTGTACGATATTTTTGCCATCAGGATCATTATTGATACAGAACTGAAAAAAGAGAAGGCTGATTGCTGGAGGGTATATTCTGTGGTGACGGATTTTTATCAGCCCAATACAAACAGGATGAGGGACTGGATCTCAGTGCCCAAGTCAAATGGCTATGAATCGCTGCATACCACAGTTGTCGGTCCCGGAGGAAAATTCGTAGAGGTACAGATACGTACACGCCGGATGGATGAGATCGCGGAGAAAGGTCTTGCCGCACACTGGAAATACAAGGGAGAGGGGATTGACAGGGGCCTGGGAGAATGGCTCACACACATAAGGGAGGTTTTGGAAAATCCGGAGCCGAGTGCACTCGAATTTGTCGATAACTTCAAGCTTAACCTTTACAGTGAAGAGGTATTCGTATTTACCCCCAATGGCGACCTGAAGCGTTTTCCTGCCGGGGCCACCGTGCTTGATTTTGCATTTGAGATTCACAGCGATGTGGGCAGTACCTGTGTAGGAGCAAAGGTGAACGGGAAAAATGTACCCATAAAACAGGTGCTGCAGAACGGCGACCAGATCTCGATTCTCACATCCAAAAACCAGAGGCCAAAGATAGACTGGCTGAACTGGGTGGTGACGGCAAAGGCGCGGACAAAGATCAAGAATAGCATAAAGGAGGAGAGGCAGGTGGAATCTGACGCCGGCAAGGAGTTGCTGAGCCGCCGGCTGAAGAACTGGAAGATCGGGTTTCCTGACAGGATAAAAACCAGGGTGCTGAAGCATTACAAGGTGAAGACATCATTTGACTTCTTTTACCTGATTGGTTCCGGGCGCATTGATCCTGCTGATGTCAAGGAGTTGATCATCAGGCTTGAACAAAAGGAGAGGGAGCAGGCGGCAGGACACCCGGATGAGTCCGCCGAACAGGAGTTGCCTGCAGACGGTGTCCAGGTTGAGAGGCAGGCCGATATACTAATTATAGATGAAAGCCTCAACAACGTAGACTATAAACTTGCCCGTTGCTGCAACCCTGTATTTGGCGATCAGGTTTTCGGGTTTGTAAGCGTTAGCGACGGGATCAAGATACACCGGATAAGCTGTCCCAATGCCCCCTCAATGCTGAGCCGGTACGATTACAGGGTGGTAAAGGCACGGTGGACAAGCTCACCCGACACCTCCAGTTTCCAGGTGATGATAAGGCTTAGCGGAATAGACGAGGTTGGCATAGTGAACAGGATTTCTGATGTTGTGTCAAAGGACCTTAAAATGACTCTGCGTTCAATAAGCATTGACTCTAACGATGGTATGTTTGACGGCGTGATAAGGGTTATAGTGAAAAATAAATACCAGCTCGACCTGCTGTTGCACAAGCTTTCCGGGATTAAAGCCGTGAACAGGGCCTCAAGGCTGGACAGATAG
- a CDS encoding phosphoesterase, translated as MYDIIGDVHGNAEALKKLLNKLGYSKKSGYYCHPHRKAVFTGDFVNRGGKVRQTLKIVKRMTENRAAFAVMGNHEYNLICYHTKSTGRGYLRRHNSASRTLFSPTHKAFSNYRQEWEEYLDWMKQLPLFLEFEHFRVVHACWDKRVIKFVRRNLPGNRMTESFLHNSAREGTIEQNVAEVLLSGVEIPAGSLTTVINQTGKPAESLRIKWWMEPKKYRLAEVALGDYQIRPNRFINGREEKAFIPYHENRRPLFIGHYCLREEPGIQSPNICCVDYCCYRKGRLAAYRFDGELSLKTEKLVAV; from the coding sequence ATGTATGATATAATAGGTGATGTTCACGGAAATGCGGAAGCTCTTAAGAAGCTTCTGAATAAACTGGGGTATTCCAAAAAATCCGGTTATTACTGTCACCCACATCGCAAAGCGGTTTTTACAGGCGATTTTGTCAACCGGGGCGGTAAAGTACGCCAGACCTTGAAGATAGTCAAGAGGATGACCGAGAACAGGGCAGCCTTTGCAGTGATGGGGAACCACGAGTACAACCTTATCTGCTATCATACCAAATCGACCGGCAGGGGATACCTCCGCAGGCACAATTCGGCGTCGCGGACTCTTTTTTCTCCTACCCACAAGGCTTTTTCCAATTACCGGCAGGAGTGGGAGGAATACCTTGACTGGATGAAGCAGTTACCGCTGTTCCTTGAGTTCGAACATTTCAGGGTGGTCCATGCCTGCTGGGACAAGCGTGTTATAAAGTTTGTAAGGAGAAACCTTCCGGGGAACCGGATGACCGAATCTTTCCTGCACAATTCTGCCCGGGAAGGCACCATAGAGCAAAATGTGGCAGAGGTCCTGTTGTCGGGTGTGGAGATACCTGCAGGAAGTCTGACAACCGTGATAAACCAGACGGGAAAACCGGCAGAAAGCTTACGGATAAAATGGTGGATGGAGCCCAAAAAATACAGGCTGGCAGAGGTCGCCCTGGGTGATTACCAGATCCGGCCTAACCGGTTTATAAACGGGCGAGAAGAAAAAGCATTTATACCCTACCATGAGAACAGGAGGCCGCTTTTTATAGGGCATTACTGCCTCCGCGAGGAACCGGGAATCCAATCGCCCAATATCTGCTGCGTAGATTACTGCTGTTACAGGAAGGGCAGGCTTGCAGCATACCGGTTTGACGGCGAACTCAGTCTAAAAACCGAAAAGCTTGTTGCAGTATGA
- a CDS encoding tetratricopeptide repeat protein, with protein MTMHPVSIINKVVLLIFLTLPLNLSGQTDRIFLEVGNIRHEFGDYQGAIEAFTMALETNPRLGIAFNNRGISRAMTGDDPGAIQDFTRSIEVNEKYAPAYLNRAASRYNTGDYYGAIDDYGRVTELEPENAIAWYGRGIAHLQVRYMVGACNDLGTAMELGYYPAEELLREHCR; from the coding sequence ATGACAATGCATCCTGTCAGTATCATAAACAAGGTTGTGCTGTTAATTTTCCTCACCCTTCCCCTGAATTTATCAGGGCAGACCGACAGGATATTTCTTGAAGTTGGCAACATCAGGCACGAATTCGGAGACTACCAGGGTGCAATAGAGGCATTCACAATGGCCCTGGAGACAAATCCACGACTGGGTATCGCATTTAACAACAGGGGTATATCAAGGGCCATGACGGGTGATGATCCGGGGGCTATCCAGGACTTCACCAGGTCAATTGAGGTCAACGAAAAGTACGCGCCGGCCTACCTCAACAGGGCCGCTTCAAGATATAATACAGGAGACTACTACGGGGCGATAGACGATTATGGCCGGGTGACCGAGCTGGAGCCTGAAAATGCCATTGCATGGTACGGCAGAGGTATAGCACATCTCCAGGTCAGATATATGGTCGGCGCCTGCAATGATCTGGGCACGGCCATGGAGCTGGGGTACTATCCGGCAGAAGAACTGCTCAGGGAACATTGCCGCTGA